A portion of the Lolium rigidum isolate FL_2022 chromosome 1, APGP_CSIRO_Lrig_0.1, whole genome shotgun sequence genome contains these proteins:
- the LOC124685149 gene encoding probable protein phosphatase 2C 54, which produces MCVDDAERLDFGDAGVEKPAEITLPHMESVCENTTTADFKQSNFANFLPNVRSGGWSDIGSRQYMEDTHVCIADLAKSFGYPTVDKEVVSFYGVFDGHGGKDAAHFVRDNLPRVIVEDADFPLELEKVVSRSFVQIDNQFADKCSHHRALSSGTTALTAMIFGRSLLVANAGDCRAVLSRCGIAMEMSTDHRPCSLSEKMRVESLGAYVDDGYLNGLLGVTRALGDWHLEGMKEADRPGAGPLSAEPEVKMTTLTKDDEFLIIGSDGIWDVYSNQNAVDFARRRLQEHNDVKLCCKEIVEEAIRRGATDNLTAVLVSFHLVAPPQIRVNRPGRVARSISADGLNSLRVLLGSQ; this is translated from the exons ATGTGCGTGGACGACGCAGAGAGGCTCGATTTTGGAGACGCCGGAGTGGAGAAGCCCGCCGAGATCACCTTGCCTCAT ATGGAGAGTGTTTGTGAGAACACCACAACTGCTGATTTCAAGCAGAGTAACTTTGCCAATTTCCTCCCAAATGTTCGATCAGGGGGTTGGTCAGATATTGGAAGTCGTCAGTACATGGAAGATACCCATGTGTGTATTGCTGACCTAGCTAAAAGCTTTGGTTATCCAACAGTGGATAAGGAAGTTGTTTCCTTTTATGGG GTCTTTGATGGGCACGGTGGAAAAGATGCTGCCCATTTTGTTCGTGATAACTTACCAAGGGTCATTGTTGAAGATGCTGATTTTCCTCTTGAGCTTGAGAAAGTAGTGAGCAGATCCTTTGTGCAGATAGATAATCAGTTTGCTGATAAATGCTCTCACCACAGAGCTCTGTCATCCGGCACAACAGCACTTACAGCAATGATTTTTGGAAG GTCACTTCTGGTTGCCAATGCCGGTGATTGCAGAGCAGTTCTTTCCCGGTGTGGTATTGCAATGGAGATGTCGACGGATCACAGGCCATGCAGCCTGAGTGAAAAAATGCGGGTAGAGTCACTTGGTGCCTATGTGGATGATGGTTACCTGAATGGTCTGTTAGGAGTCACTAGAGCCCTTGGTGACTGGCATCTTGAGGGAATGAAAGAAGCAGATAGGCCTGGAGCAGGCCCCCTGAGTGCTGAACCAGAGGTCAAGATGACCACACTGACAAAGGACGACGAGTTCTTGATCATCGGCAGCGATGGGATCTGGGATGTCTACTCAAACCAAAATGCCGTGGATTTTGCACGGAGGCGTCTCCAAGAGCACAACGACGTGAAGCTGTGCTGCAAGGAAATCGTCGAGGAGGCAATAAGGCGGGGAGCCACAGACAACCTAACTGCAGTGTTGGTTTCTTTTCACCTGGTGGCGCCGCCTCAGATCAGAGTAAATCGGCCTGGCAGGGTGGCAAGGAGCATATCTGCTGACGGGCTCAATAGCCTCAGGGTACTCCTGGGAAGCCAATAA
- the LOC124685146 gene encoding putative glycerol-3-phosphate transporter 5, whose translation MEPAAAPPASHVSAQGGHTAATAARDLRRRQYAVLALTFAAYAAFHASRKPPSIVKAVLSTDWAPFSGPSGTHHLGELDLAFLAAYAAAMFAAGHLADRADLRVLLGAAMLASAATSAALGAAYFLDIHSLAFFLAAQVASGVVQSAGWPCVVAVVGNWFGHASSRGTIMGVWTSHTSVGNIAGSFLAAAVLEFGWGWSFLVPAFFIAALGVVVLVFLVAHPSDAGLELDAMEVEMNGEGGEEVELLVEEKKEVQVDDDEFEMEMGSQLPLPRAIGFLEAWRLPGVAPYAFCLFFSKLVAYTFLYWLPFYIRNNAVAGQFLSHKASGILSIVFDVGGVLGGISAGYLSDAIGARAITSVLFLLLSIPSLILYRAFGSISMRHNLGLMFISGYFVNGPYSLITTAVATDLGTQDAIKGNSRALATVSAIIDGTGSVGAALGPLLTGYISTRGWNSVFFMLILSISLALVFLIRIARDEIVAKIGARH comes from the exons ATGgaaccggcggcggcgccgccggcctctCACGTGAGCGCTCAGGGCGGCcataccgccgccacagccgcgcgTGATCTCCGGCGCCGCCAGTACGCGGTGCTAGCGCTCACCTTCGCCGCGTACGCCGCGTTCCACGCCTCCCGGAAGCCGCCCAGCATCGTCAAGGCCGTCCTCTCCACGGACTGGGCGCCCTTCTCCGGGCCCAGCGGGACGCACCACCTGGGCGAGCTCGACCTCGCCTTCCTCGCGGCCTACGCCGCCGCCATGTTCGCCGCGGGCCACCTCGCCGACCGCGCcgacctccgcgtcctcctcggcGCCGCCATGCTCGCCTCCGCGGCCACGTCGGCGGCGCTCGGCGCGGCCTACTTCCTCGACATCCACagcctcgccttcttcctcgccgcgcaGGTCGCCAGCGGCGTGGTCCAGTCCGCCGGATGGCCCtgcgtcgtcgccgtcgtgggGAACTGGTTCGGCCACGCCTCCAGCCGCGGCACCATCATGGGGGTGTGGACCTCGCACACCTCTGTCGGCAACATCGCGggctccttcctcgccgccgccgtgctcgaGTTCGGATGGGGCTGGTCCTTCTTGGTGCCAGCATTTTTCATTGCCGCGCTCGGAGTCGTGGTGCTGGTGTTCTTGGTCGCCCACCCGAGTGATGCTGGTTTGGAGCTGGATGCAATGGAGGTTGAGATGAATGGGGAAGGTGGGGAGGAGGTGGAGCTTCTTgtggaggagaagaaagaggTTCAAGTGGATGATGACGAGTTTGAAATGGAGATGGGGTCTCAACTTCCTCTTCCTAGGGCCATTGGATTCTTGGAGGCATGGAGATTGCCTGGTGTCGCGCCTTATGCGTTCTGCCtcttcttctccaagcttgttgctTATACCTTCCTCTACTGGTTGCCATTCTATATACGGAACAATG CTGTAGCTGGCCAGTTCTTGTCGCACAAGGCTTCAGGAATTTTGTCAATCGTATTCGACGTTGGAGGAGTTTTGGGAGGGATTTCAGCTGGTTACCTCTCGGACGCAATAGGTGCCCGTGCTATAACATCAGTTTTGTTTCTTCTCCTGTCAATCCCTTCGCTTATCCTTTACCGGGCATTCGGAAGCATATCCATGCGCCACAACCTTGGCCTCATGTTCATCTCTGGTTACTTCGTGAATGGCCCCTACTCCCTCATCACCACTGCTGTGGCAACAGATCTCGGCACCCAGGATGCGATCAAGGGGAACTCACGAGCGCTGGCTACGGTATCGGCAATAATCGATGGCACCGGATCTGTCGGCGCTGCGCTGGGACCCTTACTGACGGGGTACATCTCGACCAGAGGATGGAACAGCGTGTTCTTCATGCTGATCTTGTCCATATCGCTCGCCCTGGTGTTTTTGATACGCATAGCGAGAGATGAGATAGTTGCTAAGATCGGTGCCAGGCATTAG
- the LOC124685147 gene encoding hydroxyproline O-arabinosyltransferase 1-like, whose translation MAPPCGRGAPPLVFIALSAAFLTYNALLSPRSVPPLPTSFPDATAAFSSSSRSRRLASGGGSGGPRPFHTAVTASGSVYNTWQCRVMYHWFKEARRQARGGDMGGFTRILHSGKPDEFVREIPTFVADPLPEGTDQGYIVLNRPWAFVQWLQKADIQEEYILMAEPDHLIVKPIPNLSRDGRAAAFPFFYIEPQKYEKMLRKFFPENKGPITNIDPIGNSPVIIEKESLSRIAPTWMNMSLAMKKDPEADKAFGWVLEMYAYAVASALHGVGNILHKDFMIQPPWDLEIGDSYIIHYTYGCDYDMKGELTYGIIGEWRFDKRSYENKPPPRNLPLPPNGVPRSVVTLVKMVNEATANIPNWESYAAE comes from the exons ATGGCACCGCCGTGCGGCCGCGGCGCCCCGCCGCTGGTCTTCATCGCGCTCTCCGCGGCGTTCCTCACCTACAACGCGCTCCTCTCGCCCCGCTCCGTCCCGCCCCTCCCCACCTCCTTCCCCGACGCCACCGCCGCCTTTTCCTCCTCATCCCGCTCCCGCCGCCTCGCctctggcggcggcagcggcgggccgAGGCCGTTCCACACCGCGGTGACCGCCTCCGGGTCCGTCTACAACACGTGGCAGTGCCGCGTCATGTACCACTGGTTCAAGGAGGCGCGGCGGCAGGCGCGCGGCGGCGACATGGGCGGCTTCACCAGGATCCTGCACTCCGGGAAGCCCGACGAGTTCGTCCGCGAGATCCCCACCTTCGTCGCCGACCCGCTGCCGGAAGGGACGGATCAG GGATACATTGTTCTTAATAGGCCATGGGCATTTGTTCAATGGCTCCAGAAGGCAGACATACAGGAAGA ATATATCTTGATGGCGGAGCCAGATCATCTTATTGTCAAGCCTATTCCGAACTTATCAAGAGATGGCCGTGCAGCAGCTTTCCCTTTCTTCTATATAGAGCCCCAAAAATATGAAAAAATGTTGCGTAAGTTCTTTCCTGAAAATAAAGGGCCAATCACAAACATTGATCCCATAGGAAATTCTCCTGTCATCATTGAGAAG GAGTCTCTTTCTAGGATTGCACCGACATGGATGAATATGTCGTTAGCCATGAAGAAAGATCCTGAAGCAGATAAAGCTTTTGGATGGGTTCTTGAAAT GTATGCATATGCTGTAGCATCAGCTCTGCATGGAGTGGGGAATATCTTACACAAGGATTTCATGATTCAG CCACCATGGGACTTGGAAATTGGTGATTCATATATCATACATTATACTTATGGGTGTGATTATGATATGAAG GGTGAATTGACTTACGGCATAATTGGAGAGTGGAGGTTTGACAAAAGATCCTACGAGAATAAACCTCCTCCTAGAAATTTGCCATTACCTCCGAATGGCGTACCTAGAAGTGTG GTGACACTTGTGAAAATGGTGAATGAAGCAACAGCCAACATACCCAACTGGGAATCTTATGCAGCCGAGTGA
- the LOC124670404 gene encoding probable glutathione S-transferase GSTU6, protein MSGEGDLKLLGMVVSPFVVRVRMALHLKGVSYEYIEQDLFNKGELLLKYNPVHKKVPVLVHNGKPICESLAIVQYVDEAWAASSPSILPADAHDRAVARFWAAYVDDKFFPAWIGIMRAETEEDRAKKMSETAAVVEQLEAALTQCSNGKAFFSGDSVGYLDIAVGCNLFWLDAMRKMFGVVVIDAAKTPVLAAWADRFRESDVGKKVLPDADVAAEYAKKIQAYRAAAAASK, encoded by the exons ATGTCGGGCGAAGGAGATCTGAAGCTGCTGGGCATGGTGGTGAGCCCATTCGTAGTCCGTGTACGCATGGCGCTGCATCTGAAGGGCGTTAGCTACGAGTACATCGAGCAGGACCTGTTCAACAAGGGCGAGCTCCTCCTCAAGTACAACCCCGTGCACAAGAAGGTGCCGGTGCTCGTCCACAACGGCAAGCCCATCTGCGAGTCGCTAGCCATCGTGCAGTACGTCGACGAGGCCTGGGCTGCTTCGAGCCCCTCCATCCTCCCCGCCGACGCCCACGACCGCGCCGTTGCTCGCTTCTGGGCCGCCTACGTCGATGACAAG TTCTTCCCGGCATGGATAGGCATTATGAGGGCGGAGACGGAGGAGGACAGGGCCAAGAAGATGAGCGAGACGGCTGCGGTGGTCGAGCAATTGGAGGCGGCGCTGACCCAGTGCTCTAACgggaaggctttcttctccggcgACTCCGTCGGGTACCTTGACATCGCGGTCGGATGCAATTTGTTTTGGCTCGACGCGATGCGCAAGATGTTCGGCGTGGTGGTCATCGACGCCGCGAAGACTCCAGTTCTCGCCGCTTGGGCCGACCGGTTCAGGGAAAGCGATGTGGGGAAGAAGGTCTTGCCTGACGCAGACGTCGCGGCGGAGTACGCTAAGAAGATCCAGGCTTACCGGGCTGCTGCCGCAGCTTCCAAGTGA
- the LOC124670414 gene encoding probable glutathione S-transferase GSTU6: MAGERDLKLLGMLESPFVIRVRMALHLKGVSYEYIEQDLSNKGELLLKNNPVHKKVPVLIHNGKPICESLVIVQYVDEVWAAASPSILPANPHERALARFWAAYVDDKFFPAWLGILKAETGEERDKRMSETLPVVEQLETALAQCSNGKAFFSGDSVGYLDLAVGCNLLWLDAMRKMFGVVVIDAARTPVLAAWADRFRESDVGKEVMPDADIAVEYAKKIQVYRPASK; this comes from the exons ATGGCAGGCGAAAGAGATCTGAAGCTACTGGGCATGCTGGAGAGCCCATTCGTAATCCGTGTACGCATGGCATTGCATCTGAAGGGCGTCAGCTACGAGTACATCGAGCAGGACCTGTCCAACAAGGGCGAGCTTCTCCTCAAGAACAACCCCGTGCACAAGAaggtgccagtgctcatccacaaCGGCAAGCCCATCTGTGAGTCGCTAGTTATCGTGCAGTACGTCGACGAGGTCTGGGCTGCGGCCAGCCCCTCCATCCTCCCCGCCAACCCCCACGAGCGCGCACTCGCTCGCTTCTGGGCCGCCTACGTTGATGACAAG TTCTTCCCAGCGTGGCTAGGCATTCTGAAGGCGGAGACGGGGGAGGAGAGGGACAAGAGGATGAGCGAGACGCTTCCGGTGGTCGAGCAGTTGGAGACAGCACTGGCCCAGTGCTCAAACgggaaggctttcttctccggcgACTCCGTCGGGTACCTTGACCTCGCGGTCGGATGCAATTTGCTTTGGCTCGACGCGATGCGCAAGATGTTCGGCGTGGTGGTCATTGACGCCGCCAGGACTCCAGTTCTCGCCGCCTGGGCGGACCGGTTCAGGGAAAGCGATGTGGGGAAGGAGGTCATGCCGGACGCAGACATCGCGGTGGAGTATGCTAAGAAGATTCAGGTTTATCGGCCTGCTTCAAAATGA